A window from Aerosakkonema funiforme FACHB-1375 encodes these proteins:
- a CDS encoding DNA polymerase III subunit delta translates to MKSLVSIATTNTLQLAKAICVKDVSTAAQVFTTLLSQNESIVKIVATLTTSFRTWLIVKAMVAEGVSDNYTIATAAGVGNPNRVYYLKQEVGSISISRLKQVLYQLLELEILAKLGATESLFTSQIISLCTV, encoded by the coding sequence GTGAAAAGCTTGGTTAGCATTGCTACCACTAATACTCTCCAACTCGCCAAAGCTATTTGTGTGAAAGATGTCTCTACAGCGGCTCAAGTGTTTACTACGCTTTTATCACAAAATGAGTCAATTGTCAAGATTGTTGCTACTCTCACTACCTCATTTCGTACTTGGTTAATTGTGAAGGCTATGGTAGCTGAGGGGGTTTCAGATAATTATACGATCGCCACAGCAGCAGGTGTTGGAAATCCCAACCGTGTCTACTACTTGAAACAAGAGGTTGGTTCAATTTCCATTAGCAGATTAAAGCAAGTTCTGTACCAATTGTTAGAGTTGGAAATCCTAGCAAAACTTGGTGCTACTGAGTCACTCTTCACTAGCCAAATCATTTCTCTTTGCACTGTATGA
- a CDS encoding DUF5674 family protein — protein sequence MLLIIRDSATPEQINQMAETYFGLRVKLAVDVVREIIAGGGELHADCEQALLEDGSQQVNIWGADWYPETKEVGFESLINIRPRQQNRSMEIQNADLKQRIETIVRHLLEVS from the coding sequence ATGCTACTGATTATCCGCGACTCTGCTACCCCAGAACAAATCAATCAGATGGCAGAGACTTATTTTGGACTGAGGGTTAAACTAGCAGTAGATGTAGTACGAGAGATTATTGCTGGGGGAGGAGAACTTCATGCAGACTGCGAACAAGCTTTATTAGAAGATGGCAGCCAACAGGTGAATATTTGGGGTGCTGACTGGTATCCAGAAACTAAAGAGGTTGGGTTTGAATCCTTAATTAATATCCGTCCTCGGCAGCAAAATCGGTCAATGGAAATTCAAAATGCCGATTTGAAACAGAGAATAGAAACGATTGTACGTCATTTATTGGAGGTCAGTTAA